A window of the Arachis duranensis cultivar V14167 chromosome 5, aradu.V14167.gnm2.J7QH, whole genome shotgun sequence genome harbors these coding sequences:
- the LOC107488213 gene encoding thylakoid lumenal protein TL20.3, chloroplastic isoform X3, whose product MKISAADMRESDFSGSTFNGAYLEKAVAYKANFTGADLSDTLMDRMVLNEANFTNAILLRTVLTRSDLGGAIIEGADFSDAVLDLPQKQALCKYASGTNPVTGVSTRLSLGCGNKRRNAYGSPSSPLLSAPPQKLLDRDGFCDEATGLCDAK is encoded by the exons ATGaaaatttcag CTGCTGATATGAGAGAATCTGATTTTAGCGGTTCAACCTTCAATGGTGCATATCTTGAGAAAGCTGTTGCATACAAGGCTAATTTTACAG GTGCCGATTTAAGTGACACTTTGATGGATCGAATG GTTCTTAATGAAGCCAATTTCACAAATGCTATTCTCCTTAGAACAGTGCTGACACGGAGTGACCTTGGAGGTGCCATCATTGAAGGTGCTGACTTCAGTGATGCTGTGTTGGACCTTCCACAAAAGCAG GCTTTATGCAAGTATGCAAGCGGCACAAATCCTGTAACAGGAGTAAGCACAAGATTAAGCTTGGGTTGTGGCAACAAACGACGAAATGCATATGGCAGCCCGTCGTCTCCCCTGTTAAGTGCTCCACCACAGAAACTGCTTGATCGAGATGGTTTCTGTGATGAAGCAACTGGCCTTTGCGATGCAAAGTAG
- the LOC107488213 gene encoding thylakoid lumenal protein TL20.3, chloroplastic isoform X2 encodes MVLPTSVHVNENFRRANFTAADMRESDFSGSTFNGAYLEKAVAYKANFTGADLSDTLMDRMVLNEANFTNAILLRTVLTRSDLGGAIIEGADFSDAVLDLPQKQALCKYASGTNPVTGVSTRLSLGCGNKRRNAYGSPSSPLLSAPPQKLLDRDGFCDEATGLCDAK; translated from the exons ATGGTTCTGCCGACCTCAG TGCATGTGAATGaaaatttcag AAGAGCCAATTTCACAGCTGCTGATATGAGAGAATCTGATTTTAGCGGTTCAACCTTCAATGGTGCATATCTTGAGAAAGCTGTTGCATACAAGGCTAATTTTACAG GTGCCGATTTAAGTGACACTTTGATGGATCGAATG GTTCTTAATGAAGCCAATTTCACAAATGCTATTCTCCTTAGAACAGTGCTGACACGGAGTGACCTTGGAGGTGCCATCATTGAAGGTGCTGACTTCAGTGATGCTGTGTTGGACCTTCCACAAAAGCAG GCTTTATGCAAGTATGCAAGCGGCACAAATCCTGTAACAGGAGTAAGCACAAGATTAAGCTTGGGTTGTGGCAACAAACGACGAAATGCATATGGCAGCCCGTCGTCTCCCCTGTTAAGTGCTCCACCACAGAAACTGCTTGATCGAGATGGTTTCTGTGATGAAGCAACTGGCCTTTGCGATGCAAAGTAG
- the LOC107488212 gene encoding NAC domain-containing protein 7-like: MNAFSHVPPGFRFHPTDEELVDYYLRKKIASKRIDLDVIKDVDLYKIEPWDLQEICKIGSDDENEWYFFSHKDKKYPTGTRTNRATKAGFWKATGRDKAIYSSSSHCLVGMRKTLVFYKGRAPNGLKSNWIMHEYRLDSNQEDGWVVCRVFKKRMPTLRNVVDYDDQLPFMQGSPSTHYPCKHELHQFQYNTHDAFLQLPHLESPNQVLSCGSPVIAPYAYAENNNNNNGTSSTSALQSYSSERIQQQLHLLYGSNIEQAVVMDQVTDWRVLDKFVASQLMSQDQDQASKETCSVADEQHVATTVLPNGSTKQEMVPQDDYVSTSASSNCDIHLWN, translated from the exons ATGAACGCATTTTCACATGTTCCTCCTGGGTTTCGGTTCCATCCTACGGATGAAGAACTTGTTGATTACTACCTGAGGAAAAAGATAGCTTCGAAAAGGATTGATCTGGATGTGATAAAAGATGTGGATCTCTATAAAATTGAGCCATGGGATCTTCAAG AAATATGCAAAATAGGAAGCGATGATGAAAATGAATGGTACTTCTTTAGCCATAAAGATAAGAAGTACCCAACAGGGACTCGCACCAATAGAGCTACAAAGGCAGGATTCTGGAAAGCCACGGGAAGAGACAAAGCCATATACTCAAGCTCAAGCCATTGCCTCGTTGGTATGAGAAAGACTCTTGTGTTCTACAAAGGACGAGCTCCCAATGGCCTCAAATCAAACTGGATCATGCACGAGTATCGTCTTGACTCCAATCAGGAAGATGGCTGGGTTGTGTGCAGAGTCTTCAAGAAGCGGATGCCCACGCTACGCAACGTGGTAGACTATGATGATCAACTTCCCTTCATGCAAGGATCTCCATCCACTCACTATCCCTGCAAGCACGAGCTTCATCAATTCCAATACAACACCCATGATGCTTTTCTCCAACTTCCACACCTTGAGAGCCCTAATCAAGTTTTGAGTTGCGGCAGCCCCGTTATTGCACCCTATGCCTacgccgaaaacaacaacaacaataatggaaCTAGTAGTACTAGTGCTTTGCAGTCCTATTCATCTGAACGCATTCAGCAACAACTTCACTTGCTTTATGGTAGCAATATTGAGCAAGCAGTAGTGATGGACCAAGTCACGGATTGGAGAGTGCTTGACAAATTTGTTGCTTCTCAACTCATGAGTCAAGATCAAGATCAGGCTTCCAAGGAAACCTGCAGCGTGGCTGATGAACAACATGTTGCTACTACTGTGCTTCCAAATGGATCCACGAAGCAGGAAATGGTGCCTCAGGACGACTATGTTTCAACGTCTGCCTCCAGTAACTGCGATATTCACCTGTGGAATTGA
- the LOC107488213 gene encoding thylakoid lumenal protein TL20.3, chloroplastic isoform X1: protein MALNSLTPLSTGCLHASKTCNVHQSYFHPKGAFKVVCEMKRNTEPRRKWGKLVSATLAAAVIAFSSDMSALADLNKFEAEMRGEFGIGSAAQYGSADLRKAVHVNENFRRANFTAADMRESDFSGSTFNGAYLEKAVAYKANFTGADLSDTLMDRMVLNEANFTNAILLRTVLTRSDLGGAIIEGADFSDAVLDLPQKQALCKYASGTNPVTGVSTRLSLGCGNKRRNAYGSPSSPLLSAPPQKLLDRDGFCDEATGLCDAK, encoded by the exons ATGGCACTGAATTCATTGACTCCGCTTTCCACAGGCTGTCTTCACGCATCCAAGACTTGCAATGTACACCAATCTTATTTCCATCCAAAGGGAGCTTTTAAAGTTGTCTGTGAAATGAAGAGAAACACAGAACCCAGGAGGAAGTGGGGGAAACTGGTTTCGGCCACGTTGGCAGCGGCAGTTATTGCCTTCAGCTCTGACATGTCTGCCCTTGCTGATCTCAACAAATTCGAGGCCGAAATGAGGGGTGAATTCGGCATTGGATCCGCTGCTCAGTATGGTTCTGCCGACCTCAG GAAAGCAGTGCATGTGAATGaaaatttcag AAGAGCCAATTTCACAGCTGCTGATATGAGAGAATCTGATTTTAGCGGTTCAACCTTCAATGGTGCATATCTTGAGAAAGCTGTTGCATACAAGGCTAATTTTACAG GTGCCGATTTAAGTGACACTTTGATGGATCGAATG GTTCTTAATGAAGCCAATTTCACAAATGCTATTCTCCTTAGAACAGTGCTGACACGGAGTGACCTTGGAGGTGCCATCATTGAAGGTGCTGACTTCAGTGATGCTGTGTTGGACCTTCCACAAAAGCAG GCTTTATGCAAGTATGCAAGCGGCACAAATCCTGTAACAGGAGTAAGCACAAGATTAAGCTTGGGTTGTGGCAACAAACGACGAAATGCATATGGCAGCCCGTCGTCTCCCCTGTTAAGTGCTCCACCACAGAAACTGCTTGATCGAGATGGTTTCTGTGATGAAGCAACTGGCCTTTGCGATGCAAAGTAG
- the LOC107488114 gene encoding uncharacterized protein LOC107488114 — MLRESQMQKTIVALQNGDVSSGRGLNQETTLKRAGDTRWGSHYGTILSLISIFSSVVEVLEVIEEDGNNPEQRAEACQLLNHIQSFEFVFNLHLMKSILGVTNELSQALQRSYQDIINAMTLVKVSKQQLQSIRDDGWSSLLNEVSVFCDSHNILVPNMNDIFVTQERSRCKIQKVSNLHHFQVELFYQVVDRQLQELNNRFTEVNTELLLCIACLNPIDSFFAFDKEKLLRLAEFYPHEFSSTHLLALDSQLENFILDMRLDDQFSNINGISGLSQKLVETKKHVVYPLVFFLLKLALILLVATASVERTFSAMNIIKSRLHNRMGDEWLNDCLVTYIERETFNQVDNETIIQHFQNMKTRREVPSRFEAKKVSS, encoded by the coding sequence ATGCTTCGTGAAAGTCAAATGCAAAAGACAATTGTTGCATTACAAAACGGAGATGTTTCTAGTGGGCGTGGCTTAAATCAAGAAACAACATTGAAAAGGGCAGGTGATACTCGATGGGGCTCACACTATGGTACAATACTTAGCttgatttctattttttcttccgTGGTAGAAGTTCTTGAAGTGATTGAGGAAGATGGAAATAATCCTGAACAAAGAGCTGAAGCATGTCAATTATTGAATCATATtcaatcttttgaatttgtattcAATTTACATTTGATGAAAAGTATATTAGGAGTTACTAATGAGTTGTCTCAAGCTCTACAAAGAAGTTATCAAGATATTATAAATGCTATGACATTGGTTAAAGTGTCCAAACAACAATTGCAAAGTATAAGAGACGATGGTTGGTCCTCTTTGCTCAATGAAGTTTCAGTATTTTGTGATAGTCACAATATTCTTGTTCCAAATATGAATGACATATTTGTAACACAAGAAAGATCAAGGTGCAAAATCCAAAAAGTCTCAAACTTGCATCATTTTCAAGTTGAATTATTTTATCAAGTGGTTGATAGACAACTTCAAGAGCTCAACAATCGTTTTACAGAGGTAAATACCGAGTTACTTCTTTGTATAGCTTGTTTGAATCCAATTGACTCATTTTTTGCATTTGATAAGGAGAAGTTGCTTCGTTTAGCTGAATTTTATCCACATgaattctcttctactcatctTTTGGCACTTGATAGTCAACTTGAGAATTTTATATTGGATATGCGTCTTGATGATCAATTCTCAAATATAAATGGAATCAGTGGACTATCTCAAAAATTAGTTGAGACAAAAAAGCATGTTGTTTATCCATTGGTATTTTTTCTATTGAAATTAGCTTTGATTCTACTTGTGGCAACGGCATCAGTTGAGAGAACCTTTTCTGCTATGAATATCATAAAGAGTCGACTTCATAATCGAATGGGAGATGAGTGGTTGAATGATTGTTTGGTTACATATAtagaaagagagacattcaaTCAAGTTGATAATGaaacaattattcaacattttcaaAATATGAAAACAAGAAGAGAAGTACCTTCAAGATTTGAAGCGAAGAAAGTTAGCagctaa